A stretch of Synechococcus sp. MIT S9220 DNA encodes these proteins:
- a CDS encoding uroporphyrinogen-III synthase — MSADHTQPLLGTTVVITRAREQQSEGRRLLQSLGARVLDLPALEIGPPDSWAPLDDALADLENFHWLIVSSANGVDAVESRLQLRGQGLMQRPESLKIAAVGRKTAQRLEELGAPADFIPPTFVADSLIDHFPVSGWGLRILLPRVQSGGRTLLAEAFGEAGSRVVEVAAYESRCPTSIPADTLKALENGEVDVISFSSGKTVTHTVQLLADALGHSDIEQLFKKPAVVSIGPQTSQRCRELLGRVDQEATPHDMEGLVQACVQAMQSR, encoded by the coding sequence ATGAGCGCCGATCACACCCAGCCTTTACTGGGAACCACGGTGGTGATCACACGCGCCCGTGAACAGCAGAGCGAAGGCCGCAGGCTGCTGCAGTCGCTTGGTGCAAGGGTTCTCGACCTACCGGCTCTGGAAATCGGCCCGCCTGACAGCTGGGCTCCGCTCGACGATGCCCTCGCTGACCTGGAGAACTTTCACTGGTTGATTGTCTCCAGTGCCAACGGTGTGGACGCGGTGGAGTCGCGGCTGCAGCTCAGGGGACAGGGTCTGATGCAACGCCCCGAGAGTCTCAAGATTGCAGCCGTGGGACGGAAGACCGCTCAGCGTTTGGAAGAACTTGGGGCACCGGCCGATTTCATACCGCCCACATTCGTGGCCGACAGCCTGATTGATCATTTCCCTGTGTCTGGCTGGGGGTTGAGAATCCTGCTGCCGCGGGTGCAAAGCGGCGGACGCACTCTTCTGGCAGAAGCCTTCGGAGAAGCCGGCTCAAGGGTGGTGGAGGTGGCGGCCTACGAATCCCGCTGCCCAACATCCATTCCGGCAGACACCCTGAAAGCACTGGAGAATGGAGAGGTCGACGTGATCAGTTTCAGCAGCGGAAAAACCGTCACCCACACCGTGCAGCTGCTGGCGGATGCCCTCGGACATTCAGACATTGAGCAGCTGTTCAAAAAGCCTGCAGTGGTTTCAATCGGCCCACAAACCAGCCAACGCTGCAGAGAACTACTGGGCAGAGTGGATCAGGAGGCGACACCTCACGACATGGAGGGACTGGTACAGGCCTGCGTTCAGGCAATGCAGAGTCGCTGA
- a CDS encoding SRPBCC family protein: MGRWLEHSVTTEVKAPVDQVWHVWSDLEAMPKWMRWIQSVKTLDDPDLTDWTLAAQGFRFHWKARITQRVEAQQLHWESVGGLPTKGGVRFYAEQPQLTAVKLSVTYELPGVLAPLMEPSILGGIVTKELQANLDRFRDLVESGYAAQS, from the coding sequence ATGGGACGTTGGCTCGAACATTCCGTAACCACTGAAGTCAAGGCTCCCGTTGATCAGGTTTGGCATGTCTGGAGCGATCTGGAGGCGATGCCCAAATGGATGCGCTGGATCCAATCCGTTAAAACCCTCGATGATCCCGACCTCACCGACTGGACACTGGCAGCACAGGGTTTCCGTTTTCATTGGAAGGCCCGAATCACTCAGAGGGTTGAAGCTCAGCAACTCCATTGGGAATCGGTCGGAGGTCTGCCCACCAAAGGAGGGGTGCGCTTCTACGCCGAACAACCTCAGCTCACTGCCGTGAAGCTCAGCGTGACCTATGAACTGCCAGGTGTTCTGGCCCCCTTGATGGAACCCAGCATTCTTGGTGGAATCGTGACGAAGGAACTTCAGGCCAACCTTGACCGATTCCGCGATCTGGTGGAAAGCGGATACGCAGCGCAGAGCTGA
- the zds gene encoding 9,9'-di-cis-zeta-carotene desaturase — MRVAIVGSGLAGLSAAVDLVDAGHEVNLYEARPFMGGKVGSWVDPDGNHIEMGLHVFFFNYANLFALMRKVGAFDNLLPKDHTHLFVNQGGDLRELDFRFPIGAPFNGLKAFFTTPQLGWIDKLRNALALGTSPIVRGLVDYEGAMRTIRALDSVSFQDWFVGHGGSPESIRRMWNPIAYALGFIDCETISARCMLTIFMMFAAKTEASKLNLLKGSPHRWLTGPILDYIQQRGGKLHLRHPVKQVEFSDGDQPEVTGLKLSTPDGEQHVVADAYLAACDVPGIQRLLPEEWSRFPQFEAIHHLEAVPVATVQLRYDGWVTELGESKGESRGDLSHPAGLNNLLYTADADFSCFADLALASPEDYRKQGEGSLLQCVLTPGDPWMRKSVKDIVEHTDRQVRELFPSAANLKLTWSNVVKLAQSLYREAPGMEPYRPDQSTPISNFYLAGSYTRQDYIDSMEGATMSGHLAAAAILGQPARLAVNTAVA; from the coding sequence GTGCGGGTCGCGATTGTGGGTTCTGGGCTGGCTGGCCTCTCCGCTGCTGTGGATTTGGTGGATGCAGGCCATGAGGTGAATCTCTATGAGGCTCGTCCTTTCATGGGCGGAAAGGTGGGCAGCTGGGTGGACCCGGATGGCAACCACATCGAGATGGGGTTGCATGTTTTCTTTTTCAATTACGCGAACCTGTTCGCGTTGATGCGCAAGGTGGGTGCTTTCGACAATCTCTTGCCCAAGGATCACACCCATTTGTTTGTTAATCAGGGTGGTGACCTGCGGGAACTGGATTTTCGATTCCCCATCGGTGCCCCTTTCAACGGGCTTAAAGCCTTTTTCACCACCCCCCAGCTGGGTTGGATCGACAAACTGCGCAATGCTCTAGCTCTCGGCACCAGTCCGATCGTTCGAGGTCTGGTCGATTACGAAGGCGCGATGCGAACCATTCGAGCGCTCGATTCAGTCAGTTTTCAAGACTGGTTCGTCGGCCATGGCGGCAGCCCAGAGAGCATTCGCAGGATGTGGAACCCGATTGCTTACGCACTTGGTTTTATCGATTGCGAAACGATTTCGGCCCGATGCATGCTGACCATCTTCATGATGTTCGCGGCCAAAACTGAGGCCTCCAAGCTCAATCTGCTCAAAGGATCACCCCATCGTTGGCTGACGGGTCCCATTCTCGATTACATCCAGCAGCGTGGTGGCAAGCTGCATCTCCGCCACCCTGTGAAGCAGGTTGAGTTCAGTGACGGGGATCAACCGGAGGTCACGGGCCTGAAGTTGAGCACCCCTGATGGCGAACAGCATGTTGTTGCCGATGCCTACCTGGCCGCTTGTGACGTGCCGGGCATCCAGCGTTTGCTTCCAGAGGAATGGAGTCGTTTTCCTCAATTCGAGGCCATTCATCATCTCGAGGCGGTGCCTGTTGCCACTGTCCAGTTGCGTTACGACGGTTGGGTTACGGAACTCGGTGAGAGCAAGGGCGAGAGTCGTGGCGACCTCAGTCACCCCGCCGGTCTGAACAACTTGCTTTACACCGCAGATGCCGACTTCAGCTGTTTCGCGGATCTTGCTTTGGCGAGTCCCGAGGATTACCGCAAACAAGGTGAGGGTTCGCTGCTGCAGTGTGTGCTGACGCCTGGTGACCCTTGGATGCGCAAGTCTGTTAAAGACATCGTTGAGCACACCGATCGTCAGGTTCGAGAGCTGTTTCCATCCGCCGCAAATCTCAAACTCACCTGGAGCAATGTGGTGAAGCTGGCGCAGTCTCTCTACAGGGAAGCGCCAGGAATGGAGCCTTACCGACCTGACCAGAGCACGCCGATCAGCAATTTTTATCTGGCAGGGAGCTACACCCGCCAGGATTACATCGACTCCATGGAAGGAGCCACCATGAGCGGACATCTGGCCGCTGCTGCCATCCTGGGGCAACCGGCTCGACTTGCCGTGAACACCGCAGTGGCTTGA
- a CDS encoding iron-sulfur cluster assembly accessory protein, producing MSSIETTTETATASESHTARDGKGILITGPAMQQLARLCSDQGSQQVLRVGVRSGGCSGMSYTMDFVPATDIQNDDERYQYEAPDGACFEVICDPKSLLYIYGMQLDFSTALIGGGFNFTNPNATQTCGCGSSFAV from the coding sequence ATGTCCAGCATCGAAACCACAACTGAGACCGCGACAGCCAGTGAGTCTCATACCGCAAGAGACGGAAAAGGCATCTTGATTACAGGGCCTGCCATGCAGCAGCTGGCCAGACTTTGCAGCGATCAAGGAAGCCAGCAGGTTCTGAGGGTGGGCGTGCGCTCTGGAGGCTGCAGCGGCATGAGCTACACGATGGATTTTGTCCCTGCGACAGACATTCAGAACGACGATGAGCGATATCAATACGAAGCACCCGATGGCGCCTGTTTTGAAGTGATCTGTGATCCCAAAAGCCTGCTCTACATCTACGGAATGCAATTGGACTTCAGCACTGCGCTGATCGGCGGGGGCTTCAATTTCACCAACCCCAACGCCACTCAGACCTGCGGCTGCGGAAGCTCCTTCGCCGTTTGA
- a CDS encoding lipid-A-disaccharide synthase-related protein — protein MGRLLLLSNGHGEDLSGALLGQALQCEGHAVDALPLVGKGQPYRDAGIALIGGTQEFSTGGLGYTSLRGRLTELLQGQVVYLLRRLLRLLRIAGRYDQVVVIGDVIPVMAAWLCRRPVTTYLVAYSSHYEGKLRLPWPCAECLRSPRFQAVFSRDQLSADDLSSQLRKPVMFLGNPFMDPILRDDRRLPQARRRLGLLPGSRRPELEHNLVLLLRVVEQLPAPLLSSGELQLELALVSSLSDTALSALIDPIGWSLQKADNGPTTLLFRNAHRVQIHRGGFGAVLHSSDLLLCMAGTAAEQAVGLARPVLQLVGRGPQFTAGFAEAQRRLLGPTVFCADGEVGAPATLERTAALALELLERSHLDQQLRRRCHDEALNRLGKAGGGSRMAASISQLLQPSE, from the coding sequence GTGGGCCGACTGCTGCTACTCAGCAACGGCCATGGGGAGGATCTATCTGGTGCGCTGCTTGGACAGGCACTCCAGTGCGAAGGCCATGCAGTGGACGCTCTTCCTCTTGTGGGCAAAGGACAGCCTTATCGGGACGCAGGCATCGCACTGATCGGAGGCACCCAGGAATTCAGCACGGGTGGCCTGGGTTACACCAGCTTGCGTGGTCGACTAACCGAGCTGTTGCAAGGACAGGTGGTCTATCTGCTGCGACGCCTGCTGAGGTTGCTGCGTATCGCCGGGCGCTACGACCAAGTGGTGGTGATTGGCGATGTGATTCCAGTGATGGCCGCCTGGCTCTGCAGACGGCCTGTCACGACATACCTCGTGGCCTACTCAAGTCACTATGAGGGGAAATTACGCCTGCCCTGGCCGTGCGCTGAGTGCTTGCGCAGCCCTCGTTTTCAGGCCGTGTTCAGCCGCGATCAGCTCAGTGCAGACGATCTGAGCTCACAGCTGCGCAAGCCAGTCATGTTTCTGGGCAATCCGTTCATGGATCCGATCCTGAGGGACGATCGTCGCTTGCCACAGGCACGCCGACGACTGGGACTGCTGCCAGGAAGCCGCCGACCTGAACTGGAGCACAACCTGGTGCTTCTGCTGAGAGTGGTGGAACAACTACCGGCACCTTTGCTGAGCAGTGGTGAGCTTCAGCTTGAGCTGGCATTGGTGTCCTCACTTTCCGACACTGCACTGTCAGCGCTGATTGACCCCATCGGCTGGAGCCTTCAAAAGGCCGACAACGGACCAACAACCCTGCTGTTTCGCAACGCCCATCGGGTACAGATCCACCGGGGTGGATTCGGAGCAGTCCTGCACAGTTCCGATCTGCTGCTGTGCATGGCAGGAACGGCAGCGGAACAGGCCGTGGGTCTGGCCCGACCGGTGCTGCAGTTGGTGGGTCGAGGTCCTCAGTTCACTGCAGGATTTGCGGAAGCCCAGCGCCGTCTGTTGGGTCCAACCGTGTTCTGTGCAGATGGCGAGGTGGGCGCACCAGCCACCCTTGAACGCACAGCTGCACTAGCCCTCGAGCTCCTGGAGCGCAGCCATCTTGATCAACAGCTACGGCGACGCTGCCATGACGAAGCACTCAACCGCCTCGGCAAAGCCGGCGGCGGCAGCAGGATGGCGGCATCGATCTCTCAGCTGCTGCAGCCGTCCGAATGA